One Bacillota bacterium genomic region harbors:
- a CDS encoding copper amine oxidase N-terminal domain-containing protein, whose amino-acid sequence MIRTRKKSIALFVTLIFVLGLMLPVSAFASTTYADFTSSYSFTTTGDNKEITGTAKVTEKAAATWDDTIYVKLTLPTGATFVKDPKDGTATNYFTLTNATATIEDSSKSMILLKLAGLAAGTVSAVEFKFNVTGESRLDIASGVSGDIKATVEVFRTTATAIAWSESDTRTIAKVAETGATVKAAAAKTVKAGNLNVAGADVTVEEALAKAIGAAEKITMRVLTSGVSINAASTAPVSNVSGAVPTVTVATSSIEVDMNGAQSTVLPGKIVFKPRLDVAPNVTGDIEVEVYSNTAGSKVKTTRLVIAKVGEVSGDVDKLKDNDGICYIGKTKTFGASFDLKAVSGTQFEANKVITLTLSDGKWGAGTAAADITAVGATWRGIYNDDKTIWLTITAATDKLSFSSFAVKAGGGVKPGAAALTIGGTAGVSGEVVIGQYASQFSISAEKPAVKLEALAQSAGNITIQEYTGGVFTGGRKIFLKLPAGVTFNGVPTVKRTGAGALGTIAVVENNSVLEIPITTASGGTGMTITISDIKYDMSRLALTGDVELTVLGEGAAPLNNSINAVDNKPLGKVANATASDAKAVTATFAVGDAGVAVKSGRTLVQVNLLCDVLGLQKSWDAATKTAYFVKDGKVVAFPMGENAIYINGVKVPVDQGGVIVSDFTYATLCGIQMAFGGELDWNNDTKTATFKFTK is encoded by the coding sequence TTGATTAGAACCAGGAAAAAATCCATCGCCCTGTTCGTGACGCTGATCTTCGTCCTGGGTCTCATGCTGCCGGTATCGGCGTTTGCGAGCACGACTTACGCTGACTTCACTTCGTCGTATTCGTTCACTACTACCGGTGATAACAAGGAGATTACCGGTACGGCGAAGGTCACGGAAAAAGCAGCCGCCACCTGGGACGACACGATTTATGTCAAGTTGACGCTGCCCACCGGTGCCACGTTCGTGAAAGACCCGAAGGATGGCACGGCTACCAACTACTTCACTCTCACTAATGCAACCGCGACTATTGAGGACTCCTCAAAGAGCATGATTCTGCTCAAGCTTGCCGGTTTGGCAGCTGGGACCGTGTCGGCAGTCGAGTTTAAGTTCAACGTGACTGGCGAATCCAGGTTGGACATCGCTTCCGGCGTGTCTGGCGACATCAAGGCCACAGTTGAGGTTTTCCGTACCACCGCGACTGCGATTGCCTGGAGCGAAAGCGACACCCGGACCATCGCCAAGGTCGCCGAGACCGGCGCGACCGTGAAGGCTGCCGCCGCCAAGACCGTCAAGGCGGGTAACCTGAACGTGGCCGGCGCCGACGTCACCGTCGAGGAAGCGCTGGCGAAGGCTATCGGCGCTGCCGAAAAAATCACAATGCGTGTTCTGACCTCCGGTGTTTCTATTAACGCCGCTTCGACCGCGCCAGTGAGCAACGTCAGCGGTGCTGTTCCTACTGTAACCGTAGCGACATCCAGCATCGAGGTCGACATGAATGGTGCCCAGTCCACGGTCCTTCCGGGCAAGATCGTGTTCAAGCCCAGACTGGACGTGGCCCCGAATGTCACCGGCGATATCGAAGTGGAAGTATACAGCAACACCGCCGGTTCCAAGGTCAAGACCACCAGGCTGGTCATTGCCAAGGTCGGGGAAGTGTCCGGTGACGTCGACAAGCTGAAGGACAACGATGGAATATGCTACATCGGCAAGACCAAGACCTTTGGCGCGTCCTTTGACCTGAAAGCGGTCAGCGGTACGCAGTTCGAAGCTAACAAGGTCATCACCCTCACCCTCAGCGACGGCAAGTGGGGAGCGGGTACTGCCGCCGCTGACATTACCGCCGTGGGTGCCACCTGGAGAGGCATCTACAACGACGACAAGACCATCTGGCTGACAATCACCGCGGCTACAGACAAGCTCAGCTTCAGCAGCTTTGCGGTCAAGGCCGGCGGCGGTGTCAAGCCTGGCGCTGCGGCGCTGACCATCGGCGGTACTGCCGGTGTGTCCGGCGAGGTCGTGATCGGCCAGTACGCTTCCCAGTTCTCCATCAGTGCCGAAAAGCCGGCCGTGAAGCTGGAAGCCTTGGCCCAGAGCGCTGGTAACATCACCATCCAGGAATATACCGGTGGCGTGTTTACTGGCGGTAGGAAGATCTTCCTGAAGCTTCCGGCGGGCGTGACCTTCAACGGTGTCCCCACCGTGAAGAGGACCGGTGCCGGCGCGCTTGGTACCATTGCAGTGGTGGAAAACAATTCCGTATTGGAAATCCCGATCACGACCGCGAGCGGTGGCACCGGGATGACCATCACGATCTCCGACATCAAGTACGACATGAGCAGACTGGCCCTGACGGGCGATGTCGAACTCACCGTATTGGGTGAAGGCGCGGCACCGCTTAACAACTCCATTAACGCTGTTGATAACAAGCCCCTCGGCAAGGTAGCGAACGCCACGGCTTCCGACGCCAAGGCCGTTACCGCCACGTTCGCCGTGGGTGACGCCGGTGTAGCCGTCAAGAGCGGCCGCACCCTGGTGCAGGTCAACCTGTTGTGCGACGTCCTGGGCCTGCAGAAGAGCTGGGATGCCGCGACCAAGACTGCCTACTTCGTGAAGGACGGCAAGGTTGTGGCCTTCCCGATGGGCGAGAACGCCATCTACATCAACGGCGTCAAGGTGCCGGTTGATCAGGGCGGTGTGATTGTCAGCGACTTCACCTACGCTACCCTGTGCGGCATCCAGATGGCTTTCGGTGGCGAGCTCGACTGGAACAACGACACCAAGACCGCTACCTTCAAATTCACCAAGTAG
- a CDS encoding copper amine oxidase N-terminal domain-containing protein has translation MKKLVFVVVVAIVVTIVAGLAYANQGIRLVVDGQEIACEVSPRLVEGRTLVPLRTIADIFGAKTEWDAGSRTVYITRAIEPLPQTVTDPLKKKVGDKIAVKGGTLVVNTLGYTADAQGKFAVANITIVAGEDYIRHQSPLSLIKGWVVDRSYTLEGARSSNAPMLFGAGMTATLDIRTDMRSFDVVNALLVYGVDGVVTVTN, from the coding sequence ATGAAAAAACTTGTTTTCGTTGTTGTCGTAGCCATAGTTGTTACCATTGTGGCCGGCCTTGCTTATGCCAATCAAGGGATTAGGCTGGTGGTTGACGGACAGGAAATCGCCTGCGAGGTTTCTCCTCGATTGGTTGAAGGCAGGACTCTAGTGCCACTCAGGACCATAGCGGACATCTTTGGAGCCAAGACAGAGTGGGATGCCGGCAGTAGGACAGTCTACATAACCAGGGCTATTGAACCGCTACCGCAAACTGTGACAGACCCTCTAAAGAAGAAGGTGGGTGATAAAATAGCAGTCAAAGGAGGAACGCTCGTTGTAAACACCCTAGGATACACTGCTGATGCTCAGGGGAAGTTTGCAGTAGCCAATATTACCATAGTGGCTGGAGAAGACTACATTCGCCATCAATCACCGTTAAGCCTTATCAAGGGTTGGGTTGTTGACCGATCTTATACCTTGGAGGGTGCTAGATCATCCAATGCTCCGATGCTATTTGGGGCAGGGATGACGGCCACACTCGATATCAGAACCGACATGCGTTCTTTTGATGTTGTGAATGCCCTCTTGGTCTATGGTGTGGACGGGGTAGTAACTGTGACGAACTAG
- a CDS encoding TolC family protein: MQPKSLALDQVVELALRNSMGIKQAELDVDRAREVADAAWEYHGYMLVKTWTGTDNLYKSYPGSDEHSWYKALSADRGWHIQQKTFEMTKDAISLNARRLYNDILKKQHGLGAAGAALEKAERDYRTVLALAAVGMSTNMQVYAASAGLQRAGSAAEQARADLEGAYRALNKLIGLEPEERPVLTTEPEFKAVAVESLDLAINRALSLDNNPYLWSKREGYELQRYVWSYTQPSEAGLIDRDKAWLSYEDARAETRNKIYELFDTMKTLEAAHASAQEGLALAREALRAAELRHWVGLATYTAVLEQKAALAQAEAAVLELRSTHASVKETFEKPWLAFLVPSTAFR, translated from the coding sequence GTGCAGCCAAAAAGCCTTGCCCTGGATCAGGTTGTCGAACTCGCCTTGCGGAACAGTATGGGCATCAAACAGGCGGAACTCGACGTAGATCGTGCCAGAGAAGTAGCGGACGCCGCTTGGGAATATCACGGCTACATGCTAGTCAAGACCTGGACAGGGACGGACAATCTCTACAAGAGCTACCCAGGCTCTGACGAGCACAGCTGGTATAAGGCCTTGAGTGCTGATCGGGGGTGGCATATTCAGCAGAAGACCTTTGAAATGACGAAGGACGCTATTTCTCTGAACGCTAGGCGGCTGTACAATGACATCCTGAAGAAGCAGCACGGGTTGGGAGCGGCCGGAGCCGCCCTCGAAAAGGCGGAGCGCGACTACCGCACGGTGCTGGCCCTGGCGGCGGTGGGGATGAGTACCAATATGCAGGTGTACGCGGCATCAGCCGGGCTTCAGCGCGCCGGTAGCGCCGCGGAACAGGCGCGTGCGGACTTGGAGGGCGCTTACCGCGCGCTCAACAAGCTGATCGGGTTGGAACCGGAGGAGCGCCCGGTACTGACCACCGAACCGGAGTTCAAGGCCGTGGCCGTCGAGTCCTTGGACTTGGCAATCAACAGGGCACTGTCTCTCGACAATAACCCCTACCTCTGGAGCAAGCGGGAAGGGTACGAACTGCAGCGATACGTCTGGTCCTACACCCAGCCGTCGGAGGCCGGCCTGATCGACCGTGACAAGGCCTGGCTCAGTTACGAGGATGCCCGGGCTGAAACGCGGAACAAGATATATGAACTTTTCGACACGATGAAGACACTGGAAGCAGCCCATGCCTCCGCGCAGGAGGGCCTGGCCCTGGCCCGGGAAGCGTTGCGCGCCGCCGAACTGCGCCACTGGGTGGGCTTGGCCACTTATACCGCGGTGCTGGAGCAGAAGGCCGCCTTGGCCCAGGCCGAAGCCGCCGTCCTGGAACTGAGGAGCACCCATGCTTCAGTCAAGGAGACTTTTGAAAAACCCTGGCTGGCCTTTCTTGTGCCAAGCACGGCATTCAGATAG
- a CDS encoding DUF1670 domain-containing protein, with protein MQTKKGVQNRYAALLVWDVTNVQTAHLKTKFELAPASLVAEKTAGLTNQALRAWEEDQGQKRLKPGELLLEQDGQPLVLPLLAPEAVERLRRGTAPKAVRRELEMLQYRSMQQVQPEAGIDDLWRILSQTELPLKRGAHADFLPESPLSPGRLNHRAQTLAGEIPSSVLEPVTRTLVDEWGLRPAQAEGMVALAAKTYARCCPRLDELEPGQMVWLAHGTRKTRRTDPRLFAPVILTLLAPEELESAPANRVELKQLKTRQIERLTTEAWRQDGVPTSLDLEWILGISPTLIRELLEAYQERFGVLLPTAGTVLDMGRTLTHKTIVVELALSGLTTQEIARRIYHTPEAVDNYLRLFERVLLLRYYKLPVSVMIRVTGHGKALLEEHLALVEKHFPNEEALVTYLGQRDVTLEKSS; from the coding sequence TTGCAAACTAAGAAGGGTGTCCAAAACCGGTATGCCGCCCTTCTTGTCTGGGACGTAACAAACGTACAGACCGCGCACCTGAAAACCAAATTCGAGCTGGCCCCGGCCTCCCTGGTGGCCGAGAAAACAGCCGGCCTCACCAACCAGGCCCTGCGGGCCTGGGAAGAAGACCAGGGTCAAAAGCGTCTCAAGCCCGGAGAGCTTCTCCTCGAACAGGACGGGCAGCCGCTGGTGCTGCCGCTATTGGCACCGGAGGCCGTGGAACGTCTCCGGCGGGGGACTGCTCCAAAGGCCGTACGGCGAGAACTGGAAATGCTCCAGTACCGGAGCATGCAACAGGTTCAACCAGAGGCGGGCATTGATGATCTCTGGCGGATTCTGAGCCAGACCGAGCTGCCCCTGAAAAGAGGCGCCCACGCGGACTTCCTGCCGGAGAGCCCCTTGAGCCCTGGACGTCTGAACCACCGGGCCCAAACACTGGCGGGAGAAATCCCGTCCAGCGTCCTGGAGCCGGTCACCCGGACCCTGGTTGACGAATGGGGCTTAAGGCCCGCCCAGGCGGAAGGAATGGTGGCCCTTGCTGCCAAGACCTACGCCCGTTGCTGCCCCCGGCTTGACGAGCTTGAACCCGGCCAAATGGTCTGGTTGGCCCACGGCACCAGGAAAACCAGGCGTACCGACCCGCGGCTCTTCGCTCCGGTGATCCTGACCCTGCTCGCCCCGGAAGAGCTGGAGTCTGCCCCTGCCAACCGGGTTGAGCTGAAACAGCTGAAGACCCGCCAGATCGAGCGGCTGACCACCGAAGCTTGGCGACAGGACGGAGTGCCCACCAGCCTGGACCTGGAGTGGATCCTGGGCATCTCGCCCACACTGATCCGGGAACTCCTGGAGGCCTACCAGGAAAGGTTCGGTGTCCTGCTCCCAACCGCCGGTACGGTTCTGGATATGGGGCGTACCCTAACACACAAGACCATCGTGGTGGAGTTGGCGCTCTCCGGGTTGACCACCCAAGAGATCGCCCGGCGCATCTACCATACTCCGGAGGCGGTAGACAACTACCTCCGGCTGTTCGAACGGGTTCTGCTCCTGCGTTACTACAAGTTACCCGTATCGGTGATGATCAGGGTGACCGGGCACGGCAAGGCCCTGCTCGAGGAACACCTGGCCCTGGTTGAGAAGCACTTCCCGAATGAGGAAGCTCTGGTTACTTATCTTGGACAGCGCGATGTTACGTTGGAGAAGAGCAGTTAG
- a CDS encoding stalk domain-containing protein — MFSIGKDHYTSNGRRAQMDSVPYLKDGRTYLPLRYVGLSLGVNPGDIKWGAALFRDYNIRKAVSWLIPCAGHAVLSAQSETAGKVEVRGEGVDEGYALKRTAGGKVLAEHKRRLV, encoded by the coding sequence GTGTTCTCCATCGGCAAAGACCATTACACGAGCAACGGGAGGAGAGCCCAAATGGACTCCGTTCCCTACCTGAAGGACGGGCGCACCTACCTGCCGCTGCGCTATGTGGGCTTGAGCCTGGGAGTGAACCCCGGCGACATCAAGTGGGGGGCTGCTTTGTTCAGGGATTATAATATTCGTAAGGCTGTCAGTTGGCTTATTCCTTGTGCCGGTCATGCGGTTTTGTCGGCTCAATCAGAGACAGCGGGAAAGGTCGAAGTCCGGGGCGAAGGGGTTGATGAAGGTTACGCCCTCAAGCGTACTGCCGGCGGCAAAGTCCTCGCTGAGCACAAAAGGCGCCTGGTTTAA
- a CDS encoding PIN domain-containing protein: MTARVLVDTNVLVYAYDGTEPDKQERAWQVLDELAPTGLGALSAQILAEFVVAVTRKIPAPLNRQEARERVENLRRAWTVFDITGLIVLEAVRGFGTYRFSYWDSQIWATARLNQAPFVLSEDFAAGSTLEGVTFINPFAPDFDLSRCL; encoded by the coding sequence ATGACCGCTAGGGTCCTCGTGGACACGAATGTTCTCGTGTACGCTTACGACGGCACCGAGCCGGACAAGCAGGAACGGGCCTGGCAAGTCCTCGACGAACTGGCGCCGACCGGCCTTGGCGCGCTCAGCGCCCAGATCCTGGCCGAGTTCGTGGTGGCCGTAACCCGCAAGATTCCGGCCCCCCTGAATCGCCAAGAGGCCCGCGAAAGAGTGGAAAACCTGCGGCGGGCCTGGACGGTGTTTGACATCACCGGGTTGATCGTCCTGGAGGCGGTACGGGGCTTTGGCACCTACCGGTTCTCCTATTGGGACTCCCAAATCTGGGCCACCGCGCGCTTAAACCAGGCGCCTTTTGTGCTCAGCGAGGACTTTGCCGCCGGCAGTACGCTTGAGGGCGTAACCTTCATCAACCCCTTCGCCCCGGACTTCGACCTTTCCCGCTGTCTCTGA
- a CDS encoding CopG family transcriptional regulator codes for MIRKQLYIEPRQVALLKKRARAEGVSEAELVRRALDAHLSQVATRPDPAAWEREKAFLTGRREAGRGGRRNWRREDLYDR; via the coding sequence ATGATCCGCAAGCAACTCTACATCGAGCCCCGCCAGGTGGCCCTGCTCAAGAAGCGGGCCCGGGCGGAGGGGGTCAGCGAGGCGGAACTGGTCCGCCGCGCTCTGGACGCGCATCTCAGCCAGGTCGCCACCCGACCCGATCCCGCTGCCTGGGAGAGAGAAAAAGCTTTCCTCACCGGCCGGCGCGAAGCAGGCCGGGGCGGCCGGCGAAACTGGCGGCGGGAAGACCTCTATGACCGCTAG
- a CDS encoding AbrB/MazE/SpoVT family DNA-binding domain-containing protein, translating to MEIRKIYKAGNSLVFSIPKEYLEALGLREGGNLAVYCDQATRSIVARPVDVEQVTIDPAFAARVEGFIDRYERALKALAR from the coding sequence ATGGAGATCAGAAAAATATACAAGGCCGGGAACAGCCTGGTTTTTTCCATCCCTAAAGAGTATCTGGAGGCCCTGGGGTTGCGGGAGGGCGGAAACCTGGCCGTGTATTGCGACCAGGCAACGCGGTCCATTGTGGCGCGACCGGTTGATGTGGAACAAGTAACAATCGACCCCGCGTTTGCGGCGCGGGTGGAAGGGTTTATTGATCGTTACGAACGTGCCCTGAAGGCACTGGCCCGTTGA
- a CDS encoding AbrB/MazE/SpoVT family DNA-binding domain-containing protein, whose product MQSIIRVSSKRQITIPVEIFRALHLQPGAKLMVKLEDGKMVISKPAQSYADLLVDALQGVYGASKEEVDEYIRKEREAWE is encoded by the coding sequence GTGCAGTCTATTATCAGAGTTTCCAGTAAGCGACAGATTACCATACCGGTGGAAATCTTCCGCGCCCTGCATCTGCAACCCGGAGCCAAGCTGATGGTGAAGCTGGAAGACGGCAAAATGGTGATTTCAAAACCCGCCCAAAGCTATGCCGATCTGCTGGTGGATGCGCTGCAGGGTGTGTACGGCGCGTCGAAAGAAGAGGTCGACGAGTACATCCGGAAAGAGCGTGAAGCATGGGAGTAG
- a CDS encoding PIN domain-containing protein gives MGVEDAFLEAVRKHGRLLADTSAVIYFLNRVPRYEKTLRPLFHLAEQREIELVLSVVTEVELLVGPMRSGNEGAVNLIRLFLSRFSNVEVVPVSREIAHKAAQLRAESGLKLPDALIAATGVVSGCRAALGNDRSWAGMADLPFICLDDFAV, from the coding sequence ATGGGAGTAGAAGATGCTTTCCTGGAAGCCGTCCGGAAGCACGGGCGCCTGCTTGCGGATACCAGCGCGGTTATTTATTTTCTGAACCGGGTTCCCCGGTATGAAAAGACCCTGAGGCCCCTTTTCCACTTGGCGGAGCAACGGGAGATCGAATTGGTTCTGTCCGTGGTTACGGAAGTGGAACTTCTGGTGGGTCCGATGAGAAGCGGGAACGAGGGAGCCGTCAATCTGATACGGCTGTTTCTCAGCCGGTTTTCCAACGTGGAGGTGGTTCCGGTTTCGCGGGAGATCGCCCATAAGGCCGCGCAGCTGCGGGCGGAGAGCGGCCTGAAGCTCCCCGATGCGTTGATCGCGGCTACGGGCGTTGTTTCCGGGTGCCGGGCGGCGCTCGGAAACGACCGGTCCTGGGCCGGGATGGCGGACTTGCCCTTCATTTGCCTGGATGACTTCGCCGTCTAG
- a CDS encoding helix-turn-helix transcriptional regulator, whose translation MLEERLRKARQARGWTQSQLAAKLNVSDATISRYEKGVRYPDIETLKRLAFVLETSVDYLVGEKPDPDEKLPPEARRYLEEFRSFLRHKYRSKE comes from the coding sequence ATGCTGGAAGAGCGATTGCGTAAAGCCCGCCAGGCCCGGGGGTGGACCCAGTCACAGCTGGCGGCCAAACTGAATGTTTCGGACGCGACCATCAGCCGCTACGAGAAAGGTGTTCGCTATCCCGATATCGAGACGTTAAAGCGCCTGGCCTTCGTGCTGGAAACCTCGGTCGATTACCTGGTCGGGGAAAAACCCGATCCCGATGAAAAACTGCCCCCGGAAGCCCGGCGTTACCTCGAGGAGTTCCGGAGTTTTCTCAGGCACAAGTACCGTTCCAAGGAGTAA
- a CDS encoding FAD-dependent oxidoreductase, which translates to MRRKPNRRTIFVISCLLAVTAAVIWNVLGAGSPQACFSPFAPPATSHAVVIYGGGFAACAAAYQAATHLPPSHTVLMVVPESALGGVGTVGGQNFFDIRNWRGEPPTRGSFARWFAAFGQGYPTTAMSELLYAEVVEGFPGKVEVLFNHEIAAVHPARGGWSALGGGGPEPAGSPIPGGSPGGLVKLGAVTVRPVARNPETLAVEWAGKARAVHGKVFIDASDTGRMARLAGVPLSPGRADWAGDAQQQAVTLMFQVTEVQPQGAIAYRNPQNGKPEFFYFQEADGSRLGWGGKDFTGYDPVVAAYNAGGHHFTLKGYNIAEDTPGRWWLNILLIHEVNGMLQELDRGTEHRPAAGVAAEGVAGTAAALAGLVEEGQWSTDRAYAEALAELERPRFLEALRRFPGFERVELVRDSDGRPVVGEVLYIRETAHAVRDDGTFALSADAVRGAGDGPGTGADHDLYDTRVGLGFYYVDINAYRKGEPVQTLETPANPHYIPYAALTTPAVENLLLPGYAQSTSSEAWASMRVIPNLTVCGDAAGVAAAYSAANGKSPAALGPEDLREIQNLLTAAGARLDK; encoded by the coding sequence TTGCGCCGCAAACCAAACCGCAGAACCATCTTTGTCATCTCGTGCCTGTTGGCCGTCACCGCCGCCGTCATCTGGAACGTCCTGGGGGCGGGATCACCGCAGGCTTGCTTTTCGCCGTTTGCGCCGCCCGCCACGAGCCACGCCGTTGTCATCTACGGCGGCGGTTTCGCGGCGTGCGCCGCCGCCTACCAAGCCGCAACCCACCTGCCCCCCAGCCACACCGTCTTGATGGTCGTTCCGGAAAGCGCCTTGGGCGGCGTCGGCACCGTCGGCGGCCAAAACTTTTTCGACATCCGCAACTGGCGCGGCGAACCGCCCACCCGGGGCAGCTTCGCCCGCTGGTTCGCCGCGTTCGGGCAGGGCTACCCGACAACGGCGATGTCTGAGCTATTATATGCCGAAGTGGTCGAGGGTTTTCCGGGGAAGGTGGAAGTGCTCTTTAATCACGAGATTGCGGCGGTGCACCCGGCGAGGGGCGGCTGGAGCGCGCTGGGCGGCGGCGGCCCCGAACCCGCTGGCAGCCCCATCCCCGGCGGCAGCCCCGGCGGGCTGGTGAAGCTCGGGGCCGTCACCGTGCGCCCCGTAGCGCGCAACCCCGAGACGCTGGCGGTGGAGTGGGCCGGCAAAGCCCGCGCCGTTCACGGCAAGGTGTTCATCGACGCTTCGGACACCGGGCGGATGGCGCGGCTGGCCGGGGTGCCCCTCTCCCCTGGGCGGGCCGACTGGGCCGGCGACGCGCAACAACAGGCCGTCACCCTGATGTTCCAGGTCACCGAGGTTCAACCTCAAGGCGCCATAGCGTACCGGAACCCTCAAAACGGCAAACCGGAGTTCTTCTACTTCCAGGAAGCCGACGGCAGCCGCCTCGGCTGGGGCGGCAAAGACTTCACCGGCTACGACCCGGTGGTGGCCGCCTACAACGCGGGCGGCCACCACTTCACCCTGAAAGGCTACAACATCGCCGAGGACACCCCCGGGCGGTGGTGGCTCAATATCCTGCTCATCCACGAGGTGAACGGGATGCTGCAGGAACTGGACCGGGGCACCGAGCACCGGCCGGCGGCTGGGGTGGCGGCCGAGGGGGTGGCTGGAACGGCGGCGGCCCTTGCCGGGTTGGTCGAAGAGGGCCAGTGGTCCACCGACCGGGCCTACGCCGAAGCACTGGCCGAACTGGAGCGACCCCGCTTCCTGGAGGCCCTGCGCCGCTTTCCGGGCTTCGAGCGCGTGGAGCTGGTGCGGGATTCGGACGGGCGGCCCGTGGTGGGTGAGGTTCTATATATCCGTGAAACCGCGCACGCCGTGCGGGATGACGGTACCTTCGCCCTTTCGGCGGACGCCGTCCGGGGGGCCGGGGACGGCCCCGGGACCGGCGCCGACCACGACCTTTACGACACCCGGGTCGGCCTCGGCTTCTACTACGTGGACATCAACGCCTACCGCAAAGGGGAGCCGGTCCAGACCCTGGAGACACCGGCCAACCCCCACTACATCCCGTACGCGGCGCTGACCACACCCGCCGTGGAAAACCTCCTGCTCCCGGGCTACGCCCAGAGCACCTCCTCGGAAGCCTGGGCCTCGATGCGCGTCATCCCGAACCTCACCGTCTGCGGCGACGCCGCCGGCGTGGCCGCGGCCTACTCGGCCGCCAACGGCAAATCCCCCGCCGCCCTCGGCCCCGAGGACCTCCGGGAGATCCAAAACCTGCTCACCGCCGCCGGCGCCCGCCTCGACAAGTAG
- a CDS encoding nucleotidyltransferase domain-containing protein: MGFAVTQFDTSLWRAAIAKKNLKREAYRRRKLAQLRRQLADYFARKKVARVYVIGSIVRPGAFDETSDIDIAVLGLKEDYLRVSSELEALVERELDLIELEYCRFAAEVEREGLRII, translated from the coding sequence ATGGGATTTGCCGTGACCCAGTTTGACACTTCCCTATGGCGGGCAGCCATCGCTAAAAAAAATCTGAAACGCGAAGCCTACCGCAGAAGAAAACTGGCCCAACTTCGTCGGCAACTGGCAGATTATTTTGCCCGGAAAAAAGTGGCTCGTGTCTACGTGATCGGGTCTATTGTCCGCCCTGGAGCCTTCGATGAAACGTCGGACATCGACATCGCCGTGTTGGGCCTGAAAGAAGATTACCTGCGCGTTTCGTCGGAACTGGAAGCCTTGGTTGAACGTGAACTGGACCTTATAGAACTGGAGTACTGCCGTTTCGCCGCCGAGGTTGAAAGGGAAGGATTGAGAATCATATGA
- a CDS encoding heme o synthase: MGDKLTGLRAPTTGAAAPLAEHNVVAVRPGFWDAAKAYVEVTKPISVALLAFTAVAMMVVAHADHPVSGWLFVQALAAVVLACAGANAVSCYVDRDMDAQMGRTRRRPVPSGRISPPVRALHWGLLLFVASLGLAWNLNPLAWVTLWGGMLGYVVVYSLWLKRRSVWNIVIGGVSGGMPALFGWAAVTGELSLLPVLIAALVVLWIPNHIWSLAIFYREEYARVKVPMLPVVYEPRRALNWLLLTVVLMVVFSVMIYFAGDWGLVYLTTALVMGTAALALSVHIYRNPERRKAWMLFKFSSPYLAVLFLSMMADVWLR, encoded by the coding sequence GTGGGGGACAAGCTGACCGGGTTGCGCGCGCCGACCACCGGAGCGGCGGCGCCCCTGGCCGAGCACAACGTGGTGGCGGTCAGGCCGGGTTTTTGGGATGCGGCCAAGGCTTACGTCGAGGTGACCAAGCCGATCTCGGTGGCGCTCCTGGCGTTTACGGCCGTGGCCATGATGGTGGTGGCGCACGCCGACCATCCGGTTTCCGGGTGGCTGTTCGTCCAGGCGTTGGCGGCCGTGGTCCTGGCTTGTGCCGGGGCGAACGCGGTGAGCTGCTACGTGGACCGGGACATGGACGCCCAGATGGGCCGCACCCGGCGCCGCCCCGTGCCCTCGGGCCGGATCAGCCCCCCGGTGCGGGCGCTGCACTGGGGCCTGCTTTTGTTCGTGGCGTCGCTCGGCCTGGCCTGGAACCTTAACCCGCTCGCCTGGGTCACCCTGTGGGGCGGAATGCTCGGCTACGTGGTGGTGTACAGCCTTTGGCTCAAACGCCGCAGCGTCTGGAACATCGTCATCGGGGGCGTGAGCGGCGGCATGCCGGCCCTGTTCGGATGGGCGGCCGTGACCGGGGAACTCTCGCTCCTGCCGGTCCTGATCGCCGCCCTGGTGGTGTTGTGGATCCCGAACCATATTTGGAGCCTGGCCATCTTTTACCGGGAGGAGTACGCCCGGGTGAAGGTGCCGATGCTCCCGGTGGTCTATGAGCCGCGGCGGGCCTTGAACTGGCTCCTGCTGACCGTCGTCCTGATGGTCGTCTTTTCGGTAATGATCTACTTCGCGGGCGACTGGGGCCTCGTGTACCTGACCACCGCCCTGGTGATGGGGACGGCCGCGCTGGCGCTTTCCGTGCACATTTACCGCAATCCGGAGCGCCGCAAGGCCTGGATGCTGTTCAAGTTCTCCAGCCCCTACCTGGCGGTGCTCTTCCTGAGCATGATGGCCGACGTCTGGCTCCGCTGA